A single region of the Gracilibacillus caseinilyticus genome encodes:
- a CDS encoding cation-translocating P-type ATPase — MSTYQKSKQEVLEKWEVEPSKGLSDNEASNRLEQEGYNEIADKEKVPTWKLFLETFKDAMVVVLLIAAIVQLLLGEIIESIIIFVVILLNSVISVVQTKKAESSLEALRDMSAPEAKVIRDGTNQTIMARELAPGDIVLLEAGDYIPADGRLIEAESLKINEGMLTGESNAVDKITDPITEEVSIGDQTNMVFSSSLVVNGRGTFVVTATGEKAEIGKIAEMIETAEAKETPLQRKLDDFSKKLGIVILLLCVLIFAVQVGRLFFSDADVDMTQAVLDALMFSVAIAVAAIPEALQSIVTIVLSVGTNKMAKHHAIIRRLPAVETLGSTSVICTDKTGTLTKNQMTVTEAYLPGVKDAFDGEKWTKAEQLLIQTAALCNDSYINEDNNEIGDPTEISLIRLANEQNEPYKALRENHGREAELPFDSDRKMMSTVHTINGERLMLIKGGPDVMLDRASHLLAGDEEQSLTNEWKTKLEEQNENYSRQALRVLAFGYKKLEEGQSISLDDEQDFTLIGFTAMMDPPRDAVYGSIEEAKKAGIKPVMITGDHKTTAEAIGRDIGLMGEDDFAVTGKELDKMSEQELNEKLEHISVYARVSPENKIRIVKAWQHKNQITAMTGDGVNDAPALKQADIGIGMGSGTDVAKDAAAMILTDDNFVSIVKAVSVGRTVFDNIKKSIAYLFAGNLGAIIAILFAVIMNLANPFTALQLLFINLVNDSLPAIALGMEKSEPNVMKRKPRKIDEGIFAGGTMRSVIIRGLLIGVAVIISHYIGLQHSEEMGVAMAFTTLILSRTLQTFPARSNVQTAFGAGFFENKYVLGAVLVGFVLYSITIMPFARGVFHIPESFGWSEMAIATGLAVASVLLMEVVKMFRNK, encoded by the coding sequence GTGAGTACGTATCAAAAATCCAAGCAAGAGGTGTTGGAAAAATGGGAGGTTGAGCCTTCCAAAGGTTTATCAGACAATGAAGCCAGTAATCGGCTGGAGCAGGAAGGGTACAATGAAATTGCAGATAAAGAAAAAGTTCCGACATGGAAGCTCTTTTTAGAAACATTTAAAGATGCAATGGTGGTCGTTCTTCTCATCGCTGCGATCGTTCAGCTGTTATTAGGAGAAATTATTGAATCCATCATCATCTTTGTCGTCATTTTATTGAACTCTGTCATTAGTGTAGTGCAAACGAAAAAAGCGGAAAGTTCATTAGAAGCGTTACGGGATATGTCAGCACCAGAAGCGAAGGTCATACGTGATGGCACGAACCAGACGATCATGGCACGCGAGCTTGCACCTGGAGATATTGTGTTGTTGGAAGCTGGTGATTATATTCCAGCAGATGGTCGCTTAATCGAAGCGGAATCGTTAAAGATCAATGAAGGCATGCTGACAGGAGAATCTAATGCAGTTGATAAAATCACTGATCCAATTACAGAAGAAGTATCAATTGGTGATCAGACAAATATGGTGTTCTCCAGTTCACTCGTCGTCAATGGCCGTGGTACCTTTGTTGTAACAGCGACAGGTGAGAAGGCGGAAATCGGTAAGATTGCTGAAATGATCGAAACTGCCGAAGCCAAAGAAACGCCGTTACAACGAAAGCTGGATGACTTTAGTAAAAAACTTGGTATTGTGATTTTATTACTCTGCGTATTAATTTTTGCTGTTCAAGTCGGTCGATTATTTTTTAGTGATGCTGACGTAGATATGACGCAAGCTGTCCTTGATGCCTTGATGTTCTCGGTGGCAATAGCGGTTGCGGCAATTCCAGAAGCATTGCAATCGATTGTCACGATTGTATTATCGGTAGGTACCAACAAAATGGCCAAACATCATGCGATTATTCGCCGTTTGCCAGCAGTTGAAACCTTAGGCTCAACCAGTGTGATCTGTACAGACAAAACCGGTACATTGACGAAAAATCAAATGACCGTTACCGAAGCCTATCTTCCGGGAGTGAAAGACGCGTTTGATGGGGAAAAATGGACGAAAGCAGAGCAATTGCTGATTCAAACCGCGGCGTTGTGTAACGATTCTTATATTAATGAAGATAATAACGAGATTGGTGATCCAACAGAAATTTCGCTGATCCGTCTCGCAAATGAACAAAATGAACCATACAAAGCATTGCGGGAAAATCATGGCCGTGAAGCGGAGTTACCATTTGATTCTGATCGGAAAATGATGTCAACGGTCCATACGATCAACGGAGAGCGACTTATGCTGATTAAGGGTGGACCAGATGTGATGCTCGACCGTGCCAGCCATCTGCTCGCAGGTGATGAAGAACAGTCTCTAACAAATGAGTGGAAAACGAAGCTCGAGGAACAGAATGAGAACTATTCCAGACAAGCATTACGTGTGTTAGCCTTTGGTTACAAGAAACTTGAGGAAGGTCAATCGATTTCGCTTGACGATGAACAAGATTTTACCTTAATCGGCTTTACTGCCATGATGGATCCGCCTCGTGACGCTGTTTACGGCTCGATTGAAGAAGCGAAAAAAGCAGGGATTAAGCCTGTTATGATTACTGGCGATCATAAGACAACAGCAGAGGCAATCGGTAGAGATATCGGATTAATGGGAGAAGACGATTTTGCTGTTACGGGTAAAGAGCTTGATAAGATGTCAGAGCAAGAATTAAATGAGAAATTAGAGCACATTTCTGTCTATGCACGGGTTTCACCAGAGAACAAAATCCGGATTGTGAAAGCTTGGCAGCACAAAAATCAGATTACAGCCATGACAGGGGACGGGGTAAATGATGCACCCGCTTTAAAACAAGCTGATATTGGAATTGGAATGGGCAGTGGAACCGATGTGGCAAAAGATGCAGCAGCGATGATTTTAACCGATGATAACTTCGTGTCGATAGTGAAAGCAGTCAGTGTCGGACGGACTGTATTTGATAACATTAAGAAGTCGATTGCTTACCTTTTTGCCGGAAATTTGGGTGCTATCATCGCAATACTGTTCGCGGTTATCATGAATTTGGCAAACCCTTTTACTGCCTTACAATTACTTTTTATTAACCTTGTCAATGATTCGTTACCAGCCATTGCACTAGGGATGGAAAAATCAGAACCGAATGTGATGAAACGAAAACCAAGAAAAATTGATGAGGGTATATTTGCAGGAGGCACGATGCGCTCTGTAATCATTCGCGGCTTGTTAATCGGTGTGGCAGTTATTATCTCCCACTATATCGGTCTGCAGCACTCTGAAGAAATGGGTGTGGCGATGGCCTTTACAACACTTATTTTATCGCGTACGCTGCAAACCTTCCCGGCCAGATCCAACGTGCAGACGGCATTTGGTGCTGGATTTTTTGAAAATAAATATGTACTCGGTGCCGTACTGGTTGGATTTGTTTTATATTCGATTACGATTATGCCGTTCGCTAGAGGCGTGTTTCATATTCCAGAAAGCTTCGGCTGGAGTGAAATGGCCATTGCTACAGGCCTAGCAGTAGCGAGTGTGCTGTTAATGGAAGTAGTCAAGATGTTCCGAAATAAATAA
- a CDS encoding SDR family oxidoreductase — protein sequence MKVLVTGANRGLGLALVQQGLAQGHIMFAAVRSVAEQHIKELQQLKAIFEGQLRIIHMDVTNEKSVKQAADAVKWTDQYLDVVINNAAVLNERESTIEELDIHACSQAFDVNTLGPLRVVKHFFPLLKVGIEERVSDTQAILNISSEAGSITNTGPLDYPYGMSKAALNMLTVKLKRYLQQDDIAVISIHPGWMQTDMGGNQAPKDPNETAENLYTLLKKGKNNESFSFVDDTGKQMSL from the coding sequence ATGAAAGTGTTAGTGACCGGCGCGAATAGAGGTTTAGGATTGGCGTTAGTACAACAGGGACTCGCTCAAGGACATATTATGTTTGCTGCTGTCCGTTCGGTAGCGGAACAACATATTAAGGAATTACAACAACTAAAAGCTATCTTCGAAGGACAGTTGCGCATTATTCATATGGATGTCACGAATGAAAAATCAGTCAAACAGGCTGCTGATGCGGTTAAATGGACGGATCAGTATTTGGATGTGGTCATTAATAATGCCGCTGTATTGAATGAACGTGAATCCACGATCGAAGAATTGGATATCCATGCCTGTTCACAAGCGTTCGATGTGAATACGCTCGGACCATTGCGTGTAGTTAAACATTTTTTTCCATTATTGAAAGTGGGTATAGAAGAGCGAGTATCCGACACACAGGCTATTCTGAATATCAGCTCAGAAGCAGGAAGTATAACGAATACCGGACCTCTCGATTATCCGTACGGGATGAGTAAAGCTGCATTAAATATGCTGACAGTAAAATTAAAGCGTTATTTACAACAGGATGACATTGCAGTGATTTCCATTCACCCTGGCTGGATGCAAACCGATATGGGTGGAAATCAAGCACCTAAAGACCCGAATGAAACGGCGGAAAATCTATATACCCTGTTGAAAAAAGGTAAGAATAACGAATCTTTCTCCTTTGTAGACGACACTGGAAAACAGATGTCGCTTTAA